Proteins from a genomic interval of Triplophysa dalaica isolate WHDGS20190420 chromosome 21, ASM1584641v1, whole genome shotgun sequence:
- the wnt4 gene encoding protein Wnt-4a, producing the protein MTSGYLIRSLLMLFLALFSANASNWLYLAKLSSVGSISDEETCEKLRGLIQRQVQICKRNVEVMDAVRRGAQLAIDECQFQFRNRRWNCSTLESVPVFGKVVTQGTREAAFVYAISAASVAFAVTRACSSGELDKCGCDRNVHGVSPEGFQWSGCSDNIAYGVAFSHSFVDVRERSKGQSSNRALMNLHNNEAGRKAILSHMRVECKCHGVSGSCEVKTCWKAMPPFRKVGNVIKEKFDGATEVELRKIGTTKVLVPRNSQFKPHTDEDLVYLDPSPDFCDHDPRTPGIMGTTGRFCNKTSKAIDGCELMCCGRGFHTEEVEVVDRCSCKFHWCCYVKCKQCRKMVEMHTCR; encoded by the exons ATGACATCGGGGTATTTGATAAGGTCGCTGCTTATGCTCTTCCTAGCGCTCTTCTCTGCCAACGCAAGCAATTGGCT atacctGGCCAAGCTGTCGTCGGTGGGCAGCATCTCAGACGAGGAAACGTGCGAGAAGCTCCGGGGGCTCATACAGCGGCAGGTTCAGATCTGCAAGCGCAACGTGGAGGTGATGGACGCCGTCCGCAGGGGCGCCCAGCTCGCCATCGACGAGTGCCAGTTTCAATTCCGCAACAGACGATGGAATTGCTCCACGCTAGAGAGCGTTCCTGTGTTTGGCAAGGTGGTCACTCAAG GTACTAGGGAAGCTGCCTTTGTGTATGCCATATCAGCTGCTAGCGTAGCGTTCGCTGTGACCAGGGCCTGCAGCAGCGGGGAGCTGGATAAGTGCGGATGTGACCGCAACGTGCACGGTGTCAGTCCAGAAG GTTTCCAGTGGTCAGGATGCTCTGACAACATCGCCTATGGAGTTGCGTTTTCTCACTCCTTTGTGGACGTCAGAGAAAGAAGTAAAGGACAGTCATCCAACCGTGCCCTGATGAATCTACATAACAACGAAGCGGGGAGAAAA GCAATTCTGAGTCACATGAGGGTGGAATGCAAATGCCATGGCGTGTCGGGCTCCTGCGAGGTGAAGACCTGCTGGAAAGCCATGCCACCATTCCGAAAGGTGGGCAATGTCATCAAGGAGAAATTTGACGGTGCGACCGAGGTGGAGCTGCGCAAAATCGGTACCACCAAGGTCCTGGTTCCACGGAACTCGCAGTTCAAGCCCCACACGGATGAAGATCTGGTGTATCTGGACCCAAGCCCAGACTTCTGCGATCACGACCCCAGAACGCCGGGGATAATGGGAACCACGGGACGCTTTTGCAACAAGACCTCTAAGGCCATCGACGGCTGCGAGCTCATGTGCTGCGGTCGTGGGTTCCACACGGAGGAGGTGGAGGTGGTGGACCGCTGCAGCTGTAAGTTCCACTGGTGCTGCTACGTCAAGTGCAAACAGTGTCGCAAGATGGTCGAGATGCACACGTGTCGGTGA